In Oncorhynchus keta strain PuntledgeMale-10-30-2019 chromosome 19, Oket_V2, whole genome shotgun sequence, a single genomic region encodes these proteins:
- the LOC118398369 gene encoding uncharacterized protein LOC118398369, producing MPCLDWAPAQRKAPALELDWTPCLDCAPAQRKAPALELDWTPCLDWAPAQWKAPALELDWTPCLDWAPAQRRTPAMERDWTPCLDWASAQRKAPAMEQDWMPCPAWTPVQRKAPARERDWTGHRRRVRLRPWSETGHRAWTGHRRRKLRAVDRHWKLRTVDCHLKLRTVDRHLKLRTVDHHWKLRTVNRRWRFRAVDRHWSLRTVDRRWRLWTVNRRWKLWTVNCRWKLWTANRRWRLRTVHTHWWTSVGSRHRTYLAGEAHWSPGGAWSRHRWHRTDGTLFRASAGS from the coding sequence atgccgtgcctggactgggcaccggcgcagaggaaggctccggccttggagctggactggacgccgtgcctggactgcgcaccggcgcagaggaaggctccggccttggagctggactggacgccgtgcctggactgggcaccggcgcagtggaaggctccggccttggagctggactggacgccgtgccttgactgggcaccggcacagaggaggactcctgccatggagcgggactggacaccgtgcctggactgggcatcagcgcagaggaaggctccggccatggagcaggactggaTGCCGTGCCCGGCCTGGACACCGGTGCAGAGGAAGGCACCGGCCAGGGAGCGGgactggactgggcaccggcgcagagtaaggctccggccatggagcgagactggacaccgtgcctggactgggcaccggcgcaggaAGCTCCGGGCCGTGGACCGACactggaagctccggaccgttGACTGTCACTTGAAGCTCCGGACCGTTGACCGTCACCTGAAGCTCCGGACTGTTGACCATcactggaagctccggactgtgaaccgtcgctggaggttccgggccGTAGACCGTCACTGGAGtctccggactgtggaccgtcgctggaggctctggaccgtgaaccgtcgctggaagctctggaccgtgaactgtcgctggaagctctggaccgcgaaccgtcgctggagactccggactgTACACACTCACTGGTGGACGAGTGTGGGGagccggcacaggacgtacctggctggggaggcgcactggagccctggtggtgcgtggagccggcacaggtggcaccgaACTGATGGCACGCTCTTCAGGGCGAGTGCAGGGAGCTGA